One segment of Methylotuvimicrobium sp. KM2 DNA contains the following:
- a CDS encoding GAF domain-containing protein has protein sequence MRQRLSKAAIITLLYLAFAGFWILASDWLVGLLITDRTLLVRIQAWKGAAFVLMTALILYALLRLKLPTQDEVDSGVFNFRAGLLIAAYISIALSIGGFGYLVYRQQAEEFTAQQFSVESTIVKSKARHIENWLTERRQDVKLIQSHPAPLAIDAHVSSQLDKTLEAKLQSYFDALLETKEWVGVKLYTKEGHPLFATGEAIETSDALRQAIIDSSQSQRLTINDIHRLRSNPDQYRLEFITPIIVNEPQKTFVMMVLSADPTIQLYKSLNEWSAISADSELFLVRREGDEVVYLNKTEGIASSPLAIRKPLSQTNLSAARAVLDGAGFCRCINDRDLEVLAAFQPISDMPWHVLLENNADTILKPLKLRAKLIFLVVIFAVGAGGLAVLLLWRSQQMRFALFRQRQLEDRAAIVGHYDRLVKLARDIFLLTDLEGRIVEANEAASSAYGYEIDELRSMTIRDLTPSHLQAAIQNIWPSADTKDGALFETLQLRKNGDIFPVEISCSPLEIDGNHYRQSFIRDISARQAAEEQIQRLNKAYATLSETNQAIVRTRDPNKLFQRLCRIAVEYGGYLGAWIGRIDEISGRIEPAASFGALDEYIRQTEIAITPDSSKGRGPTANVMRKGRPYYCEDFLNDAITAPWHGLARQYGIGASVALPLRCGNRLVAVFNLYAAETHIFDRQMRTLLEEMAQDISFALDNFERETARKQAEYRLKTLFETIPDFVWLKDHSGTFLACNPAIEELFGVPASEIIGKTDYDFVSPETADAFRANDLAAAAAGKPVTNEEALTFSGDGRNIRVQTTKTPMYDANGKLIGVLGIARDISELKQQQALLAAANNALEQIAEGRPLTTILKHIARNIEQHSPDMLCSILLMDADGLHLRHGSAPSLPAAYNQAVDGIEIGPSVGSCGTAAFTKQPVFVDDIAESPLWKNYKHLALDHDLRACWSTPILSGTGKVLGTFAAYYRTPRHATESERQLINAFAHLAAIAIEREQDTQKLNRQLDELRRWHTVTLDRESRIMDLKQEVNALLTRLGEPTRYSASVPELKP, from the coding sequence GTGCGCCAACGACTTTCAAAAGCAGCGATCATCACACTCTTGTATTTGGCTTTCGCAGGCTTTTGGATATTGGCTTCGGATTGGCTAGTCGGCTTACTCATCACCGACCGAACTCTGCTGGTGCGCATTCAAGCTTGGAAAGGCGCTGCCTTCGTGTTGATGACCGCGCTCATCCTTTATGCATTGTTGAGATTAAAACTTCCAACCCAGGATGAAGTAGACTCCGGTGTCTTCAACTTTCGAGCCGGTTTACTAATAGCCGCTTACATTTCAATAGCCCTCTCGATTGGCGGCTTCGGCTATTTGGTATACCGCCAACAGGCTGAAGAGTTCACCGCCCAGCAATTTTCCGTAGAGTCGACCATCGTAAAATCCAAAGCCCGTCATATCGAAAACTGGTTAACCGAACGCCGCCAGGACGTCAAACTGATACAATCCCACCCGGCACCTCTAGCCATCGATGCACACGTTTCCAGTCAATTAGATAAAACACTTGAAGCAAAACTGCAAAGCTATTTCGACGCCCTGCTCGAAACCAAAGAATGGGTCGGCGTAAAGCTCTATACCAAGGAAGGACATCCTTTATTCGCAACCGGCGAAGCCATCGAAACTTCAGACGCACTGCGACAAGCCATTATCGACTCGTCACAATCCCAGCGATTGACGATCAACGACATTCATCGCCTCAGATCCAATCCCGACCAATATCGCCTCGAATTCATCACACCGATAATCGTCAACGAGCCGCAAAAAACCTTTGTCATGATGGTATTGAGCGCCGATCCGACTATACAGCTTTACAAATCCCTCAATGAATGGTCGGCCATTTCCGCCGATTCGGAATTATTTTTAGTACGCCGAGAAGGCGATGAAGTGGTCTATCTCAACAAAACCGAAGGGATAGCCAGCTCTCCGCTCGCAATCCGCAAACCGTTAAGCCAAACCAACTTGTCCGCTGCCCGAGCGGTGCTCGACGGAGCCGGTTTTTGCAGATGTATCAATGACCGTGATCTGGAAGTATTGGCGGCATTCCAACCGATTTCCGACATGCCTTGGCATGTCTTATTAGAAAATAACGCCGATACAATATTGAAACCGTTGAAACTACGAGCAAAATTAATTTTTCTAGTGGTAATATTCGCAGTTGGCGCCGGAGGTCTTGCCGTTTTGCTGCTCTGGCGCAGTCAACAAATGCGCTTTGCCTTGTTCCGGCAACGGCAACTGGAAGATCGAGCGGCAATTGTCGGACATTACGACAGATTAGTTAAACTGGCGCGCGATATTTTTTTACTAACCGATCTCGAAGGACGCATCGTCGAAGCCAACGAAGCCGCCTCATCGGCATACGGTTACGAGATCGACGAATTGCGCTCGATGACTATCCGCGACTTAACGCCGTCGCATCTTCAGGCCGCCATCCAAAACATCTGGCCATCCGCCGACACGAAGGACGGAGCGTTGTTCGAAACACTACAATTACGCAAAAACGGCGATATCTTTCCGGTCGAAATCAGTTGCAGCCCTTTAGAGATCGACGGCAATCATTACCGGCAAAGCTTTATTCGTGACATAAGCGCTCGACAAGCCGCCGAAGAGCAAATACAGCGCCTCAACAAAGCCTATGCAACACTCAGCGAAACCAACCAGGCAATCGTAAGAACTCGCGATCCGAACAAGCTTTTTCAACGCCTCTGCCGCATCGCGGTCGAATACGGCGGTTACCTTGGCGCTTGGATCGGCCGCATCGACGAGATATCCGGTCGAATCGAACCGGCAGCCAGTTTCGGGGCTCTCGACGAATACATCCGCCAAACCGAAATCGCGATCACCCCCGATTCATCGAAAGGACGGGGACCGACCGCTAACGTCATGCGCAAAGGACGCCCTTATTATTGCGAGGACTTTCTCAATGACGCGATAACAGCGCCATGGCATGGCCTGGCCCGGCAATACGGCATCGGCGCATCGGTTGCACTGCCCTTGCGTTGCGGCAACCGATTGGTCGCGGTATTCAACCTTTATGCCGCCGAAACGCATATTTTCGACCGTCAAATGCGCACTTTGTTGGAAGAAATGGCTCAGGATATTTCTTTCGCACTGGATAATTTCGAACGCGAAACCGCGCGCAAACAAGCCGAATATAGATTAAAAACACTCTTCGAGACAATACCCGATTTTGTATGGCTAAAAGATCATAGCGGGACCTTCCTGGCCTGCAATCCGGCTATCGAAGAATTATTCGGAGTCCCGGCATCCGAAATTATCGGCAAAACCGATTACGACTTTGTCAGCCCGGAAACAGCGGACGCTTTCCGCGCGAACGACCTGGCCGCGGCAGCCGCTGGAAAGCCGGTCACGAACGAAGAAGCGCTGACTTTTTCGGGAGACGGGCGCAATATTCGGGTGCAAACCACGAAAACCCCGATGTACGATGCCAACGGAAAACTCATCGGCGTTCTAGGCATCGCCCGAGACATCAGCGAACTCAAACAACAGCAAGCTCTGCTCGCCGCAGCTAACAACGCCTTGGAGCAAATCGCCGAAGGGCGACCGCTAACGACAATACTGAAACATATCGCGCGCAACATAGAACAGCACAGCCCCGACATGCTGTGCTCGATCTTGCTGATGGATGCGGACGGCTTACATCTTAGACATGGGTCGGCACCGAGCCTGCCTGCTGCATACAACCAAGCCGTGGACGGCATTGAAATCGGGCCTTCCGTCGGTTCCTGCGGCACCGCGGCTTTTACTAAGCAACCGGTATTCGTCGACGATATCGCCGAAAGCCCGCTATGGAAAAATTATAAACACCTCGCTCTCGACCATGATTTACGCGCCTGCTGGTCGACGCCGATTCTTTCCGGAACCGGCAAGGTACTCGGCACTTTCGCGGCTTATTACCGAACGCCGCGCCACGCAACCGAAAGCGAGCGACAGCTGATCAATGCCTTTGCGCATTTAGCCGCGATTGCGATCGAAAGAGAACAGGATACTCAAAAACTTAACCGGCAATTAGACGAACTGCGCCGCTGGCACACGGTCACCTTAGATAGAGAGTCGAGGATCATGGACTTGAAACAAGAAGTCAACGCCCTACTAACCCGGCTCGGCGAACCGACGCGTTACTCCGCTTCAGTACCGGAACTCAAGCCATGA
- a CDS encoding sterol desaturase family protein, with the protein MTLTMNTSMSFFEAVAGWPMIASFDLAGFTLLMFFIILSAIEAHRPRKKLPKSNLKNSYRVNITLLLFNSLVLSLLSVSSLLIVAENFSGAGILSGMSDSLMKAALSLLLLDLVFYLWHKACHDFDVLWLFHKVHHSEPYLNASTAYRVHILEILAATFIKAFSIVIFGFDKASVLAYELLMMLFVMFHHANIAFSREKDLGYLFITPYLHRVHHSTVRTEHDRNYGAVFSIWDRLFGTLIELDPKQIGLNGQAPLTFFKLLKFGVTPEPKANPVDEMPEAMPMIAEAAYFKAEKRGFEPGNEMLDWLEAEREVVRNAYSGNAIKKRFRFDIGTLLKLSLKNNGAMQS; encoded by the coding sequence ATGACTTTAACAATGAATACTTCCATGAGTTTTTTTGAGGCGGTAGCTGGTTGGCCGATGATCGCTTCATTCGACCTAGCTGGATTTACATTATTGATGTTTTTTATCATTTTGTCCGCCATTGAGGCGCATCGTCCTCGAAAGAAATTGCCGAAAAGTAATTTAAAAAACTCTTATCGGGTTAATATTACTTTATTGTTGTTCAACAGTTTGGTGTTGTCGTTGTTGTCGGTTTCATCGTTGCTGATTGTGGCCGAGAATTTTTCCGGTGCGGGTATTTTGAGCGGGATGTCGGATTCATTGATGAAGGCCGCGTTGTCGTTACTTTTGCTGGATTTGGTATTTTATCTTTGGCACAAGGCTTGTCATGACTTCGATGTTTTATGGCTATTTCATAAAGTCCACCATAGTGAGCCGTATTTGAATGCCTCGACCGCCTATCGTGTGCATATTTTGGAGATATTGGCCGCTACATTCATTAAAGCATTCAGTATCGTCATTTTCGGTTTCGATAAGGCCAGTGTATTGGCTTACGAATTGTTGATGATGCTGTTTGTTATGTTTCATCACGCAAATATTGCATTTTCTCGAGAAAAAGACCTAGGGTACTTATTCATTACTCCCTATCTGCATCGGGTTCATCACTCGACGGTTCGAACCGAGCATGACAGAAATTACGGCGCGGTGTTTTCGATTTGGGATCGTTTGTTTGGAACTTTGATCGAGTTGGATCCCAAACAAATTGGACTGAATGGTCAAGCGCCGCTGACTTTTTTCAAATTGTTAAAGTTCGGTGTGACGCCGGAACCCAAGGCGAATCCAGTCGATGAGATGCCCGAGGCCATGCCGATGATTGCCGAAGCGGCATATTTCAAAGCCGAAAAGCGCGGTTTTGAACCGGGTAATGAAATGCTTGATTGGTTGGAGGCGGAACGCGAAGTCGTTCGGAATGCTTATTCCGGTAATGCCATCAAAAAACGCTTCCGGTTTGATATAGGGACCTTGTTGAAGCTAAGCCTCAAAAACAATGGTGCCATGCAGAGTTAA